A portion of the Hoplias malabaricus isolate fHopMal1 chromosome 1, fHopMal1.hap1, whole genome shotgun sequence genome contains these proteins:
- the lztfl1 gene encoding leucine zipper transcription factor-like protein 1 isoform X2, with protein MADLGFNEHHQNEVINYMRFARSKRLLRLKTIDSCFQDLKDSRLVEETFTVDEVTDMLDGLQVVVRGEVEMELINTAHTNVLLLRQLFSQAEKYYLRLQTDISELENRELLEQVAEFEKTDFKSNSKVNQESSKPKLAPLNEGGVSELLNKEISKLQEENDKLRARLRTLESQAMSALDEKSKAERALKDLQKIQGDQQEISNLEDTVAAMQADFEKSLTASAVSQKELQDNLVSAKHDLLRVQEQLSLAEKELEKKFQQTAAYRNMKEILSKKNDQIKDLRKRLQRYESDE; from the exons ATG GCTGATTTGGGGTTCAACGAGCACCACCAGAATGAGGTGATAAACTACATGCGCTTTGCCCGCTCCAAGAGGCTTCTGAGACTCAAGACCATTGACTCCTGCTTTCAAGACCTCAAAGACAGcag GCTTGTGGAGGAAACGTTTACAGTGGACGAAGTGACGGACATGCTGGATGGTTTGCAGGTTGTGGTGCGTGGGGAAGTGGAGATGGAGCTGATTAACACAGCCCACACCAACGTGCTGCTGCTGCGTCAGCTCTTCTCCCAGGCTGAGAAGTACTACCTGAGGCTGCAGACCGATATCTCAGAGCTGGAGAACAG AGAATTACTGGAGCAAGTTGCAGAGTTTGAAAAGACTGATTTCAAATCCAACAGCAAG GTCAATCAGGAATCCAGTAAACCTAAGTTAGCCCCACTAAACGAGGGGGGAGTGTCTGAACTACTCAACAAG gaGATTTCCAAACTACAAGAGGAGAATGATAAACTCAGAGCAAGACTCCGCACTTTAGAAAGCCAG GCCATGAGTGCTTTGGATGAGAAATCCAAGGCTGAGAGGGCCCTGAAGGACCTTCAGAAGATCCAGGGAGATCAACAG GAGATCTCCAATCTGGAGGACACAGTAGCAGCTATGCAGGCTGACTTTGAGAAGTCTTTGACTGCCAGTGCCGTCTCTCAGAAGGAGTTGCAGGACAATCTTGTTTCTGCAAAACACGACTTGCTGCGGGTTCAGGAGCAGCTCTCTCTCGCTGAGAAG gAGCTAGAAAAAAAGTTTCAGCAGACAGCTGCATATCGGAACATGAAAGAAATCCTGAGTAAGAAGAATGATCAAATTAAGGATCTGAGGAAGAGATTACAGAG GTACGAGTCTGACGAGTAA
- the lztfl1 gene encoding leucine zipper transcription factor-like protein 1 isoform X1 produces MADLGFNEHHQNEVINYMRFARSKRLLRLKTIDSCFQDLKDSRLVEETFTVDEVTDMLDGLQVVVRGEVEMELINTAHTNVLLLRQLFSQAEKYYLRLQTDISELENRELLEQVAEFEKTDFKSNSKVNQESSKPKLAPLNEGGVSELLNKEISKLQEENDKLRARLRTLESQAMSALDEKSKAERALKDLQKIQGDQQCTLRAQEISNLEDTVAAMQADFEKSLTASAVSQKELQDNLVSAKHDLLRVQEQLSLAEKELEKKFQQTAAYRNMKEILSKKNDQIKDLRKRLQRYESDE; encoded by the exons ATG GCTGATTTGGGGTTCAACGAGCACCACCAGAATGAGGTGATAAACTACATGCGCTTTGCCCGCTCCAAGAGGCTTCTGAGACTCAAGACCATTGACTCCTGCTTTCAAGACCTCAAAGACAGcag GCTTGTGGAGGAAACGTTTACAGTGGACGAAGTGACGGACATGCTGGATGGTTTGCAGGTTGTGGTGCGTGGGGAAGTGGAGATGGAGCTGATTAACACAGCCCACACCAACGTGCTGCTGCTGCGTCAGCTCTTCTCCCAGGCTGAGAAGTACTACCTGAGGCTGCAGACCGATATCTCAGAGCTGGAGAACAG AGAATTACTGGAGCAAGTTGCAGAGTTTGAAAAGACTGATTTCAAATCCAACAGCAAG GTCAATCAGGAATCCAGTAAACCTAAGTTAGCCCCACTAAACGAGGGGGGAGTGTCTGAACTACTCAACAAG gaGATTTCCAAACTACAAGAGGAGAATGATAAACTCAGAGCAAGACTCCGCACTTTAGAAAGCCAG GCCATGAGTGCTTTGGATGAGAAATCCAAGGCTGAGAGGGCCCTGAAGGACCTTCAGAAGATCCAGGGAGATCAACAG TGCACATTGCGTGCTCAGGAGATCTCCAATCTGGAGGACACAGTAGCAGCTATGCAGGCTGACTTTGAGAAGTCTTTGACTGCCAGTGCCGTCTCTCAGAAGGAGTTGCAGGACAATCTTGTTTCTGCAAAACACGACTTGCTGCGGGTTCAGGAGCAGCTCTCTCTCGCTGAGAAG gAGCTAGAAAAAAAGTTTCAGCAGACAGCTGCATATCGGAACATGAAAGAAATCCTGAGTAAGAAGAATGATCAAATTAAGGATCTGAGGAAGAGATTACAGAG GTACGAGTCTGACGAGTAA